The Enterobacter asburiae genome includes a window with the following:
- the trbC gene encoding type-F conjugative transfer system pilin assembly protein TrbC has translation MKNAYLRALTISVMIAFAPLALASAQTDISVSDHSWIKGQQDALTAMKEDLQGHPAAAPVLPQQQLDLINRLQGDIAAQTNKMGEKDTFPAIYFVSLGIPREGLLPMLKDARRYNIPPTLRGLVNNDMRQTAAAMFELSKEDKDAGVQIDPTLFTQYNITTVPALVVTCTGHYDVIRGSLPLQQALEKVAESGDCAATARHLLEAGK, from the coding sequence ATGAAAAACGCTTATCTCCGGGCGCTGACGATCAGCGTCATGATTGCTTTCGCGCCGCTGGCCCTGGCGAGCGCCCAGACCGATATCTCCGTCTCCGACCATAGCTGGATCAAAGGTCAGCAGGATGCGCTGACAGCGATGAAGGAAGACCTGCAGGGGCATCCGGCGGCCGCACCCGTCTTACCGCAGCAGCAACTGGACCTGATTAACCGCCTGCAGGGCGATATCGCAGCCCAGACCAACAAGATGGGGGAAAAAGACACGTTCCCGGCTATTTACTTTGTGAGCCTCGGTATTCCACGTGAAGGTCTGCTGCCCATGCTGAAGGATGCCCGCCGTTACAACATTCCGCCAACGCTGCGCGGCCTGGTTAATAACGACATGCGACAGACCGCGGCGGCAATGTTTGAGCTGAGTAAGGAGGACAAGGACGCTGGCGTGCAAATCGATCCAACGTTGTTCACTCAGTACAACATCACCACGGTGCCCGCCCTGGTGGTGACCTGCACTGGCCACTATGACGTAATCAGGGGAAGTCTGCCCCTGCAGCAGGCTCTCGAAAAAGTAGCTGAAAGTGGTGATTGTGCGGCAACGGCACGCCATCTTCTGGAGGCCGGAAAATGA
- the traN gene encoding type-F conjugative transfer system mating-pair stabilization protein TraN, whose amino-acid sequence MKKLLSTVLMLFPLLAGAADPAFEAGASFGKGNASAGTGALKNPDTVTGAIPGYTANPPEKGYYGGVDGGDGGLANKGQAALQGNDAAQSVINSGKTNPTPAIDPNAPFITIGKNAEAGADGVLNGTANQCKEVTVSKTTFENYTCDKDVASVEACTRTAVAGGHVEKTTEQKTITIDKPMWNWTYDNDKRVYFTFTSPYSGPVISASLAIHFNDKNMYYQLTWWGVDQESVAKRDNSWVLPGAAGAVLAEGQPSPQGVILNKNCLNGNQGRCREYARKTYDWLNSGEATMTVTLTMIATTEKWVPEVNWSSSCGLDMSKAQKTTSTCTSPGGNKTIVNNGQSYDVYSDCWEYTDNYVVPSDSKGTCGTLMTNPSCTAAGTTCTESTDGQCTHMSYTYQCQTTHQSGGLVCGGDYICKSGECDDTNGAGSSGFDTAVAKLAGLASAAEDAKDASSTIEVKAFTGKAMRCRKAFAGFSNCCKDSGWGQSAGLASCDDEEKAIGKAKAKKITVSVGERCDRKVLGACIQKSQVYCVFDGKLARIIQEQGRRDQLGVKFGSGDSPNCRGITVPELQSIDFDKINFSDFYEDLMKNQKIPDTSTQVQQIKERIAAQVNQQGGGK is encoded by the coding sequence ATGAAAAAACTACTTTCAACGGTGCTGATGCTTTTTCCGCTTCTGGCTGGCGCAGCTGATCCTGCCTTTGAGGCGGGAGCGAGCTTTGGTAAAGGCAATGCTTCCGCCGGGACGGGAGCCCTGAAAAATCCGGATACCGTCACGGGGGCAATACCAGGCTATACCGCTAACCCACCGGAGAAAGGATATTACGGCGGCGTGGATGGCGGTGACGGTGGGCTGGCCAACAAAGGGCAGGCCGCTCTGCAGGGCAATGACGCAGCGCAGTCGGTTATCAACTCCGGAAAAACGAATCCGACGCCCGCCATCGACCCGAACGCACCTTTCATCACTATCGGTAAAAATGCGGAAGCTGGCGCTGACGGTGTGCTAAACGGGACCGCGAACCAGTGTAAGGAGGTCACGGTATCGAAAACCACCTTTGAAAATTACACCTGCGATAAAGATGTGGCCTCAGTTGAGGCCTGTACCCGCACAGCAGTGGCGGGCGGGCATGTAGAAAAAACAACTGAACAGAAGACCATCACAATTGATAAACCGATGTGGAACTGGACCTATGACAATGACAAACGCGTCTATTTCACGTTTACCTCCCCTTATTCAGGACCGGTTATCAGTGCTTCGCTGGCCATACATTTCAACGATAAGAATATGTATTACCAGTTAACCTGGTGGGGTGTTGATCAAGAGTCAGTTGCCAAAAGAGACAACTCGTGGGTTCTTCCTGGTGCTGCAGGTGCAGTGCTGGCAGAGGGACAGCCTTCACCGCAAGGTGTGATACTCAATAAAAACTGTCTTAATGGAAACCAGGGGCGATGCAGAGAATACGCAAGAAAAACCTATGACTGGCTGAACAGTGGTGAGGCCACCATGACCGTAACATTGACCATGATCGCGACAACAGAGAAGTGGGTTCCGGAAGTTAACTGGTCCTCTTCCTGTGGCCTGGATATGTCGAAGGCGCAAAAAACCACGTCAACATGCACCTCTCCGGGCGGAAATAAAACCATTGTTAACAATGGCCAGAGCTATGACGTTTATAGCGACTGCTGGGAGTACACCGATAACTATGTCGTACCGTCAGACTCCAAGGGAACCTGCGGAACGCTGATGACGAATCCGTCCTGTACGGCGGCAGGAACAACCTGCACCGAGTCGACCGACGGGCAGTGTACCCATATGAGCTACACCTACCAGTGTCAGACCACTCATCAGTCTGGCGGCCTGGTTTGCGGCGGCGACTACATCTGTAAGTCAGGCGAGTGTGACGACACCAATGGTGCCGGAAGCAGCGGTTTTGATACGGCTGTGGCCAAACTGGCAGGTCTTGCCTCGGCGGCTGAAGATGCAAAAGACGCCAGCAGTACCATTGAAGTTAAAGCCTTCACGGGGAAAGCCATGCGCTGCCGTAAGGCCTTTGCCGGTTTCTCTAACTGCTGCAAAGACTCTGGCTGGGGACAAAGTGCCGGACTGGCCTCATGTGATGATGAAGAAAAGGCTATAGGGAAGGCGAAGGCGAAGAAAATTACCGTCAGCGTCGGCGAGCGGTGCGATCGCAAGGTGCTGGGTGCCTGCATCCAGAAAAGTCAGGTCTACTGCGTCTTTGACGGCAAGCTTGCCCGCATCATTCAGGAGCAGGGGCGTCGCGACCAGCTGGGCGTTAAGTTCGGCAGCGGCGACAGTCCGAACTGTCGGGGGATCACCGTCCCGGAGCTGCAGAGTATCGACTTCGACAAAATCAACTTCTCTGACTTCTACGAGGATTTGATGAAGAACCAGAAAATCCCCGATACCAGCACGCAGGTCCAGCAGATTAAGGAGCGTATCGCCGCGCAGGTGAATCAGCAGGGAGGTGGTAAATGA
- the traF gene encoding type-F conjugative transfer system pilin assembly protein TraF, whose product MKRVLCGLLMALTSHTVMAEEIVTPAEPFTGWSWYNEPKKPPEQSRKPQQPAPQAIPDLSKMSPMEQARVLKGYTQEALNRAILFPSRENTATFLRWQKFWTDRASMFSQSFAAAQLSHPDLDYNLEYPHYNSMAPFMQTRDQQTRQSAVEQLAQQYGLFYFYRGSDPIDVQMAGVVADFAKTNGISLIPVSVDGQVAASLPQSRPDTGQSQSMNITHFPALYLVDPRSKNYRALSYGFMTQDDLSKRFLNVATGFKPNS is encoded by the coding sequence ATGAAGCGTGTCCTCTGTGGCCTGCTTATGGCGCTGACGAGCCATACGGTGATGGCCGAGGAGATTGTGACCCCGGCAGAGCCGTTCACCGGCTGGTCCTGGTACAACGAGCCGAAAAAGCCGCCGGAGCAGTCCAGAAAGCCACAACAGCCTGCACCGCAGGCCATTCCGGATCTCAGCAAAATGTCCCCTATGGAACAGGCCCGGGTGCTGAAAGGGTACACACAGGAGGCGCTTAACCGCGCCATCCTGTTTCCCTCCCGGGAAAACACGGCGACGTTCCTGCGCTGGCAGAAATTCTGGACCGATCGGGCATCGATGTTCAGCCAGTCCTTTGCGGCTGCGCAGCTGAGCCACCCGGACCTCGACTACAACCTGGAGTATCCGCACTACAACAGCATGGCGCCGTTTATGCAGACCCGCGACCAGCAGACGCGGCAGAGCGCCGTGGAGCAGCTGGCGCAGCAGTACGGTCTGTTCTACTTCTACCGGGGCAGTGACCCGATTGACGTGCAGATGGCCGGCGTGGTGGCGGACTTTGCGAAAACCAACGGGATTTCGCTTATACCGGTATCGGTTGATGGCCAGGTGGCAGCCTCCCTGCCGCAGAGCCGTCCGGATACGGGGCAGTCCCAGTCGATGAATATTACGCACTTCCCGGCGCTCTACCTTGTTGACCCCCGGAGCAAGAATTATCGCGCGCTGTCATACGGCTTCATGACGCAGGATGACCTGTCTAAGCGATTCCTGAACGTGGCCACCGGCTTTAAACCCAATTCCTGA
- the trbB gene encoding F-type conjugal transfer protein TrbB, producing the protein MNIKTGLIALLLSLPLLANAGAREELMALEASKTASSADAAAITASTIPVPAPASLMALPDGRRANMKDYAVVLFMQAHCQYSAKFDPLLKGWADEHAIRVYPYSLDGGGDVSYPTPMIPRKTDPNSPIADEIVTFFGNGLPIATPTAFMVNVNTLKAYPLTQGVMDIPALESRMASLIQADMDNVDPKMLPPMPASAQVTPQ; encoded by the coding sequence ATGAACATTAAAACCGGACTCATTGCGCTCCTGTTATCCCTGCCCCTGCTGGCGAACGCCGGTGCGCGTGAGGAGTTAATGGCGCTTGAAGCATCCAAAACGGCCTCATCTGCAGACGCTGCAGCCATCACCGCTTCCACTATTCCTGTACCCGCGCCAGCAAGCCTGATGGCGCTGCCGGACGGACGTCGGGCTAACATGAAAGATTATGCCGTGGTGCTCTTTATGCAGGCGCACTGCCAGTACAGCGCTAAATTTGACCCGCTGCTGAAGGGCTGGGCCGATGAACATGCCATCAGGGTGTACCCGTACAGCCTTGACGGCGGCGGGGACGTTTCTTACCCGACCCCGATGATTCCGCGTAAGACGGACCCTAACTCTCCCATCGCAGATGAGATTGTCACCTTCTTCGGAAACGGTTTGCCAATTGCGACACCGACGGCCTTTATGGTCAACGTCAACACCCTGAAAGCCTATCCACTCACCCAGGGCGTGATGGACATCCCGGCACTTGAGAGCCGTATGGCCAGCCTGATTCAGGCTGACATGGATAACGTTGATCCAAAAATGCTGCCGCCAATGCCGGCAAGCGCGCAGGTCACCCCTCAGTAA
- the traH gene encoding conjugal transfer pilus assembly protein TraH, protein MIKALITAGAVFFSGLAALPAQADVNGDLNGFFNNLGYSGNVTQAQAWQGQAAGYFTGGSVYLRNPVKNVQLISMQLPSLNAGCGGIDAYLGSFSMISGEEIQRFVKQIMSNAAGYAFDLALQTMVPELKQAKDFLQKLASDVNSMNMSSCQAAQGIIGGLWPVTQVSQQKICQDIAGETNMFSDWAASRQGCTVGGQGDKVTAKAGDDEKDQVLKNKNLIWDTLSKNGLLGNDRALKELVMSTVGSIIFNKNGDVTILTPLVDNRDLIKVLMRGGTAKVYGCDESDLCLGPVVTNLTISESNALVTLVKNLMLSMQNKLVDDTALTDQEKGFVNTTSVPVLKYLTNAQSMGQSATYLIQVADFIAQDLMIQYLQELVKQASLSLAGKNFPEEAAAKLRDNIIHAQGLLADMKLQSAADQNALDGIDRNMQYLQQQVSTIVSGSYQSNYHWGDR, encoded by the coding sequence ATGATTAAGGCGCTTATTACGGCAGGGGCCGTGTTCTTCTCAGGCCTGGCTGCTCTGCCTGCCCAGGCGGACGTCAACGGCGATCTGAACGGTTTCTTCAATAATCTGGGCTACAGCGGCAACGTTACTCAGGCACAGGCCTGGCAGGGACAGGCGGCCGGTTATTTTACCGGTGGCTCCGTTTACCTGCGAAATCCCGTCAAAAACGTCCAGTTGATCTCGATGCAGCTGCCTTCTCTGAACGCCGGCTGCGGCGGTATAGACGCCTATCTCGGGTCGTTCAGTATGATCAGCGGCGAGGAAATCCAGCGATTCGTGAAGCAAATCATGAGCAACGCAGCTGGCTATGCATTCGACCTGGCCCTGCAGACGATGGTACCGGAGCTGAAGCAGGCAAAAGACTTCCTGCAGAAGCTGGCCAGTGATGTTAACTCCATGAACATGAGTTCGTGTCAGGCCGCTCAGGGCATTATCGGCGGGCTGTGGCCCGTGACACAGGTCTCGCAGCAGAAAATCTGCCAGGACATCGCCGGTGAAACCAATATGTTTTCCGACTGGGCGGCTTCCAGGCAGGGTTGTACCGTCGGAGGACAGGGCGACAAAGTCACGGCTAAGGCCGGGGATGATGAGAAGGATCAGGTGCTGAAGAACAAAAACCTTATCTGGGACACCCTCAGTAAGAATGGTCTTCTCGGCAACGACCGCGCGCTGAAGGAGCTGGTTATGAGTACCGTTGGCTCCATCATTTTCAACAAGAATGGTGATGTGACAATTCTGACGCCACTGGTCGATAACCGCGACCTGATTAAAGTCCTGATGCGCGGCGGAACAGCGAAAGTCTACGGATGTGACGAATCCGATCTCTGTCTGGGACCTGTCGTGACCAATCTGACCATTTCCGAGTCGAACGCTCTGGTCACGTTGGTTAAAAACCTGATGCTCTCGATGCAGAACAAGCTGGTCGACGATACTGCGCTGACCGATCAGGAAAAAGGCTTTGTGAACACCACTTCTGTGCCGGTACTGAAGTACCTGACTAACGCCCAGAGCATGGGTCAGAGTGCAACATATCTGATACAGGTAGCTGACTTCATCGCACAGGACCTGATGATTCAGTACCTCCAGGAGCTGGTAAAACAGGCAAGTCTGTCGCTGGCTGGCAAGAACTTCCCTGAAGAGGCTGCCGCCAAACTACGCGACAACATCATTCATGCGCAAGGACTCCTCGCAGACATGAAGTTGCAGTCTGCTGCTGATCAGAACGCGCTGGACGGTATCGACCGCAACATGCAGTACCTGCAGCAGCAGGTGTCCACCATTGTTTCAGGCTCCTATCAAAGCAACTATCACTGGGGTGATCGCTGA
- the traG gene encoding conjugal transfer mating-pair stabilization protein TraG, with protein MLEIYTIYGGGMWKTALDAVVTLVGQNTFHTLMRIAGTFGVLAVLLTFIKQRNPMLFVQWLAVFMILTSILLIPKRSVQVIDLSDPGTVWVTDNVPVGLAAIASLTTSIGYKMASVYDMLMARPDSVTYSKTGMLFGSQIVAETSDFTTQNPELAQMLPDYVENCVIGDILLNGKYTINQLLNSTDPLTLITSNPSPLRGIFKMTSTSRQFLTCQQAATEIQKLANTDVNPGSATFTWLTRKVFGNKLNGASLLANSMGDSYGFFYAGGMTAAQIMKNNITNSAVRQGIKGFAARSSDTANLLNLATENAATKQRLAWAAGNELATRTLPFAQSLLMLILVCLFPLMIALAASNHTLFGLNTLKIYVSGFIYFQMWPVMFAILNYAANYWLQSQSGGTPLVLANKDVVALQHSDVANLAGYLSLSIPVLSFYLTKGAAAMGSQVAGSVLSSGAFTSAGVAATTADGNWSFNNMSMDNVSQNKMDTNLMQRQGQQTWQADNGSTQTQTAGGHTVIDGSGAMSNLPVNMKLSQLASSGFQESARQSQVQAQTALDGYNHSVTSGWSQLSQLSNQTGTSDSLIKGSENSQATNATRGAGMMLSAAESYAKANNISTQEAYNKLMDISNQGSVSAGVKGTAGAGVNLGVVKFGAEGSVSGDLRHSTGSSRGVQDSGSQTQDSRHDQNSQAVNDFRQGMDMVKSSRITDGANHSENAASSNVQQLAATLNDAESKYHQYTTSSTQSSEFSRMATVAQNQSASLDTNYTQEFVDWAANKYGDKAQSMLTSAPSAREAAMEFVNERLKPEIMGDYQQGRSDLTSGQEHAAFSGEHIVQPARGSQQVSGSSGHDAGVSYSAQYGGARSSGSVSSTQPYETTQGAEYGGQQGENYSARTDDSVSPGIEHSTVHQGQAAGQRSSSGNITSSAGMVDAGGRTTADERTGHIAESHPEFHHSGAIREKGNTYGQESEITHSRSGINVGGEKVRGDAMQESFKENQAKLHEHSTQGFGPQNELQRRVAEQRSENEHKINESAGEIDKKQSTVQASSDILKGENLNATGNFKIQRKEAEIDQQTPVIDSAEKRKLEEQLLELRKRAG; from the coding sequence ATGCTTGAGATATACACCATTTATGGCGGGGGGATGTGGAAAACGGCGCTGGACGCCGTTGTCACCCTTGTCGGTCAGAATACTTTCCACACCTTAATGCGTATTGCCGGCACCTTTGGGGTGCTGGCCGTACTGCTTACTTTCATCAAACAACGTAACCCAATGCTTTTCGTCCAGTGGCTGGCGGTCTTCATGATCCTGACATCCATCCTGCTGATACCGAAACGCTCAGTGCAGGTTATTGACCTCTCTGACCCGGGTACGGTCTGGGTCACCGATAACGTACCGGTTGGCCTGGCGGCTATTGCGTCTCTTACGACCAGTATCGGGTACAAGATGGCGTCGGTTTACGACATGCTTATGGCCAGACCCGACTCAGTGACCTATAGCAAAACCGGGATGCTTTTTGGCTCGCAGATTGTGGCGGAAACCAGTGACTTCACGACGCAAAATCCGGAGCTGGCGCAGATGCTGCCGGACTACGTGGAAAACTGTGTGATCGGCGACATTCTTCTGAATGGAAAATACACCATTAATCAGCTGCTCAATTCTACTGACCCGCTGACGTTGATAACCAGTAACCCAAGCCCGCTGCGGGGAATCTTTAAGATGACCTCCACCTCGCGTCAGTTCCTGACCTGCCAGCAGGCCGCAACGGAGATCCAGAAGCTTGCCAATACTGACGTTAACCCGGGCAGTGCGACGTTCACCTGGCTGACGAGAAAGGTCTTTGGCAACAAGCTGAATGGTGCGTCGCTTCTGGCCAACTCAATGGGGGACAGTTATGGGTTCTTCTATGCCGGTGGTATGACTGCTGCGCAGATCATGAAGAACAACATCACGAACAGTGCAGTACGGCAAGGGATAAAGGGCTTTGCCGCTCGCTCATCAGACACGGCTAACCTGCTTAATCTGGCCACCGAGAACGCTGCAACAAAACAGCGTCTTGCCTGGGCTGCAGGCAATGAGCTGGCGACCCGCACGCTGCCGTTTGCACAGTCTCTGCTGATGCTTATCCTGGTGTGCCTGTTCCCGCTGATGATTGCGCTGGCCGCATCAAACCACACGCTTTTTGGCCTGAACACCCTGAAAATATACGTTTCCGGGTTTATCTATTTCCAGATGTGGCCGGTGATGTTCGCCATTCTTAACTATGCCGCCAACTACTGGCTGCAGAGCCAGTCCGGGGGTACGCCCCTGGTGCTGGCCAACAAGGATGTGGTTGCGCTGCAGCATTCGGACGTGGCGAATCTGGCAGGGTATTTGTCCCTTTCCATTCCGGTGCTGTCGTTCTATCTGACCAAAGGTGCTGCGGCGATGGGCTCTCAGGTGGCAGGGAGTGTACTCAGCTCGGGCGCCTTCACGTCAGCAGGTGTGGCCGCGACCACAGCCGACGGAAACTGGTCATTTAACAACATGTCGATGGACAATGTCAGCCAGAACAAGATGGATACCAACCTGATGCAGCGTCAGGGTCAGCAAACCTGGCAGGCGGATAACGGCTCCACGCAGACTCAGACGGCCGGTGGCCATACGGTTATCGACGGCTCGGGTGCAATGTCGAACCTGCCGGTGAACATGAAGCTCAGCCAGCTGGCCAGCAGTGGATTCCAGGAGTCCGCCCGTCAGTCGCAGGTACAGGCGCAGACTGCACTCGATGGCTACAACCACAGCGTTACCAGTGGCTGGTCACAGCTCTCTCAGCTTTCTAATCAGACCGGTACCAGCGACAGCCTGATCAAAGGCAGTGAAAACAGCCAGGCCACTAATGCAACACGCGGTGCTGGCATGATGTTGTCTGCCGCTGAAAGTTATGCGAAAGCAAACAACATCTCGACGCAGGAAGCCTATAACAAACTGATGGATATCAGTAATCAGGGATCAGTATCTGCAGGTGTTAAAGGTACTGCTGGGGCAGGCGTCAATTTAGGTGTTGTTAAATTTGGTGCTGAAGGAAGTGTTTCTGGCGATTTGCGGCACTCGACGGGCAGTTCAAGAGGCGTTCAGGACTCGGGCTCCCAAACACAAGATTCGCGACATGATCAGAACAGCCAGGCAGTTAATGACTTCCGCCAGGGTATGGATATGGTTAAAAGCAGCCGTATCACTGATGGTGCGAATCATTCCGAAAATGCTGCAAGCAGTAATGTTCAGCAGCTGGCCGCAACACTCAATGATGCTGAAAGCAAGTACCATCAGTACACCACCAGTTCTACACAGAGTAGCGAGTTCAGTCGGATGGCCACCGTTGCGCAGAATCAGAGCGCAAGCCTCGATACGAACTATACGCAGGAGTTTGTGGACTGGGCGGCTAATAAATACGGTGATAAGGCTCAGTCCATGCTGACAAGTGCGCCGTCGGCGCGAGAAGCAGCGATGGAATTCGTAAATGAACGTCTCAAACCTGAAATTATGGGGGATTATCAGCAGGGTCGTTCAGATCTTACCAGCGGCCAGGAGCATGCAGCATTCAGTGGTGAGCATATTGTTCAGCCAGCGCGTGGCAGTCAGCAGGTATCAGGTTCATCTGGTCATGATGCTGGAGTCAGTTACAGTGCTCAGTATGGCGGTGCTCGTAGCTCGGGAAGTGTTAGCAGTACCCAGCCTTACGAAACGACTCAGGGCGCTGAATATGGAGGCCAGCAGGGTGAGAATTATTCTGCCAGAACAGACGATTCTGTTTCGCCGGGTATTGAGCATTCAACTGTTCATCAGGGGCAAGCAGCCGGACAGAGAAGCAGTTCGGGTAATATCACCTCGTCGGCAGGGATGGTTGATGCCGGTGGACGCACTACTGCAGATGAAAGGACCGGTCACATTGCAGAATCGCACCCGGAGTTCCATCATTCAGGAGCCATTAGGGAGAAAGGAAACACGTATGGCCAGGAGAGTGAAATTACTCATAGCCGTTCAGGAATTAATGTTGGCGGCGAAAAAGTACGTGGTGATGCTATGCAGGAGTCCTTCAAAGAAAATCAGGCTAAGTTGCATGAACATTCTACTCAGGGTTTTGGTCCCCAGAATGAATTACAGCGCAGAGTGGCGGAACAAAGATCTGAAAATGAGCATAAAATCAACGAATCTGCTGGAGAAATTGATAAAAAACAATCCACTGTTCAGGCATCCAGTGATATCCTGAAAGGAGAGAATTTAAACGCAACCGGTAATTTCAAAATTCAACGAAAAGAAGCCGAGATTGACCAGCAGACGCCAGTTATAGACAGTGCTGAAAAAAGGAAGTTAGAAGAGCAGTTGCTGGAATTGAGGAAAAGAGCCGGCTAG
- the traT gene encoding conjugal transfer complement resistance protein TraT — MKLKQLAVVGLIASTLALSGCGAMSTAVKKRNLDVKTQMSETIWLEPSSEKTVYLQIRNTSDKDMSGLQAQITNELAAKGYRVSSSPDTAYYWIQANVLKAEKMDLRDAQGFLKTGYEGAAMGAALGAGITAYNSSSAGATLGVGLATGLIGMAADAMVEDVNYTMVTDLQISERSKAAVTTDNIAALKQGTSGIKLQTSTEQGNRAKYQTRVVSNANKVNLKFEEAKPVLEAQLAKSIAGIM; from the coding sequence ATGAAATTAAAACAATTAGCCGTTGTTGGTCTGATCGCGTCTACTCTCGCTCTGTCTGGTTGTGGTGCCATGTCCACAGCGGTGAAGAAACGTAACCTCGATGTCAAAACCCAGATGAGTGAAACCATCTGGCTGGAGCCATCATCAGAGAAGACTGTTTATTTGCAGATCCGTAATACCTCTGACAAGGATATGTCTGGTCTGCAGGCACAGATTACAAATGAACTGGCCGCGAAAGGTTACCGCGTCTCCAGCTCTCCGGACACGGCCTACTACTGGATTCAGGCAAACGTGCTGAAAGCCGAGAAAATGGATCTACGTGATGCCCAGGGCTTCCTTAAGACCGGGTATGAAGGTGCGGCAATGGGTGCGGCACTGGGCGCGGGTATTACGGCGTATAACTCGTCGTCTGCTGGCGCAACGCTGGGTGTAGGGCTGGCCACCGGGCTGATTGGTATGGCTGCTGATGCAATGGTCGAAGACGTTAACTACACGATGGTGACCGATCTGCAAATCTCCGAGCGCAGCAAAGCTGCCGTCACTACCGACAATATTGCCGCCCTGAAACAGGGCACGTCAGGTATTAAGCTGCAGACCAGCACGGAGCAGGGCAACCGTGCTAAATACCAGACTCGCGTGGTATCCAACGCCAACAAGGTGAACCTCAAGTTTGAAGAGGCAAAACCTGTCCTGGAAGCACAGCTGGCCAAGTCCATCGCTGGCATCATGTAA